The following is a genomic window from Candidatus Dormiibacterota bacterium.
TGGCGATGATGTTCAGCTGAACCTCGCTGGTGCCGCCACCGATGCTGAGCACCCGGGCGTCGCGATAGATGCGCTCGGCGGCGTGGTCGCGGAGGTATCCCGCGCCCCCGAGCACGCCGATGGCGTCGTAGGCGACGGCGCTCACCATCTCTCCGCAGAAGTACTTCGCCATCGAGGCGGTGCACCGTCCCTCGCCGCCCGCATCCTGCTCCTCGCAGCCGCTCCGGACCAGGTGCCGGCCGGCCTCGACCTGGGTGGCCATCCGCGCCAGCTTGTGGCGCACCGCCTGGAAGTCGGTGATGGGACGGCCGAACTGCTCGCGCTCCTGGGCATACCGGAGCGCGATCGCCAGGCTCTCCCCGGCGAGCCCGACGCACTGAGCGGCGAGGAGCAGGCGCTCGAAGTTGAAGTCCTCCATGATGTACTGGAACCCGGCGCCGACCTGGCCCACCAGGTTCTCCGCGGGGATGCGGCAGTCGCTCAGGAACACGGGTGCGGTCTCGGAGGAGTGCCAGCCCATCTTGTCGAGGTGGGCGCCCACCTCCAGCCCCGGGGTGCCGCGCTCGACCGCGAAGAGGCTGATGCCGCGCCGCGCCCCGTCCGGGTCGGTCTTGGCAGCCACCAGGAAGAGGTCGGCGAAGGGCGCGTTGGTGATGAACATCTTGCTGCCGCGCAGCCGCCAGCCGTCGCCGTCGCGCACCGCGGTGGTCTCGATCCCGGCGACGTCCGAGCCGTGGCCCGGCTCGGTGATCGCGATGCAGACCGCGATCTCGCCGCGCAGCCCCGGGACCACGTAGCGCTCGCGCTGGGCGGGGTCGCCGTGGACGGCGATCGGGAGCAGCGCCAGCACCTGCACCAGGCAGGTGGTGGAGATGCCGCCGCTGCCGCGGGCCAGCTCCTCGACGATGAGACACTGGGCCAGCTTGCCGACGTCCTCGCCGCCGACCGCCTGGGGGAAGGCGGCGCCGAAGAGGCCCAGGCCGCCCATGGCGCGCATCAGGTGGGCGGGGAAGCGCTGCCGCCGCTCCCAGTCGTCGATGACCGGGCGCACCTCGCGGTCGACGAAGCGCGCCACGGTGCGGCGCAGCTCGTCGAGCTCGGGCCGGGTGGTGTGCGGCGTCACGGTCGCGGTCATGCGCGTCTCCTCTCCTCGACTTTCTGGAGCAACCGTATCAGACCCGCCGCGGAGCGGCGGAAAATCAGCAGTTTGACGTAAGATATATGAACATGGCAAAGGACACCACGCTGATGAACATCGGCGAGCTCGCCTCGCTCACCGGGGTCAGCAGCCGCACCATCCGCTACTACGAGGAGCTCGGCATCCTCCCGGAGCCCGAGCGCTCGCCCGGCGGCACCCGCAAGTACTCCCACGACTACCGCTTCTACGTCGAGGGCGCGCTCGCCCTCAAGGAGCTGGGCTTCACCCTCGAGGAGATCCAGCTCATCGGGCGGATGGCGCTGGGCCGCAGCACCACCGCCAGGGAGCGCGAACGCGTCGGCACCGTGGTCTCGGAGAAGATGTCCGGGCTGGAGCACCGCATCCGGGTGCTCACCCGCCTGCGCGACGTGCTCCTCGCCGAGAGCAAGGGCGGCCGCGACGAGATGTGGAGCAGGTTCTCGGGCGCCCTCGCCCTCGCCACCGGCAGCGAACGCTAGCACCGGCCGGGCGGCTGCGCACGTGGACTTCGCCCTCAGCGACGAGCAGGAGGAGCTGCGCCGCACCCTGCGGAGCTTCTTCGAGCGCGAGGCGCATCCCCACCACCACCTTCGGCGCCCGCGGCATCGGACGGTTAGGGACCGAGGAGCAGCGGCGTCGCATCCTTCCCCGTCTCCTCGGGAGGGGTGGGTCATCATGCTGGAGGTGGACCATGGACGTTCGACGCGCCGGCCCCGAGCCCGGAGGCGTCCTCGCGGCGGCGAGGCGCCCGGCGCCCGACGACGGCCGGGTCTTCGATGCCGAACGCACCGTCCGCCTCGGTGACGTCGACCGCCACGGCCGCCTCCGTCTCGACGCCCTCGCCCGCCACCTCCAGGACGTGGCCACCGACGACACCGTCGACGCGCGAATCGGCAGCGCGGCGCTCACCTGGGTGGTGCGGCGCGCGGCGGTGGTGGTCGACCGGTGGCCGCGCTACCTCGAGCCGGTCCTCTACTCGACCTTCTGCAGCGGCACCGGCCCGCGCTGGGCGGAGCGGCGCACCACCTGTCTGGGCGATGCCGGGGGACGGGTGGGCACCGCGGTGCTGTGGGCCTGCATCGACGCCGGCACCGGGCGTGCCGCGGATCTGCCCGCCGGGTTCGACGGGGTGTGGGGGGCGGCCGCAGGCGGCCGGGCCGTCTCGGCCCGGCTGATCCATCCCCCGCCCCGGGAGCCGCTGTCGGAACGCTCCTGGCAGGTTCGCGCCGGCGACCTCGACATCCTCGGCCACGTCAACAACGCGGTGCACTGGGCCGCCGTCGAGGACGAGCTCGCCCGCCTCCTCCCGGACGCCGTCCCCGTCGCCGCCGAGCTCGAGTACCGCCTGCCCATCGAGCTCGACGACGCGCTCACCCTGCGCTCGCGCGTCGACGGCCCCGAGCTGAGCACGTGGATGGTCAGCCCCCGCGGCCTGCATGCGTCGGCACGGGTCGTGTGTGGCGACGGTTCGGCAGGTTGAGAGTGAGCAAACGCGCAGCGTCGCTCGTGGTGTCACCGGTACCGATCGTGCGCGAAGATCACGATCCAGAGCACGGCGAAGAGCACGAAGAGGACCGCCAGCAGGGACCGTCGGCGACGAACTGCTTGGCGATGGCGTCGTAACCGCCGCTGGAGGCGTTGATCAGCTTCACGTCGAGGTTTGGGAAGCCGGTCGCCTTCATCGCCGCCTAGTAGCCGTTGATGGCGTCGCGCCCCCACGAGCGGTGCGCCGCCACGGGCCTGACCGGCGGGTGCTCAGAAGCCCATCGACCGGCCGATGATCTCCTTCATGATCTCGGTGGTGCCACCGTAGATCGTCGCCACCCGGGCGTCCAGGTAGGCGCGGGCCACCGGGAACTCGGTCATGTAGCCGTAGCCGCCGTGGAGCTGCACGCACTGGTCGACGACCCGCTTCTGCAGCTCGGTGGTCCACCACTTCGCCTTGGCGGCGTCGGCGACGCCGAGGCGCCCGGCGCAGTGCTCGGCGACGCAGCGGTCGACGAAGACCCGCGCCACGTCGACCTCGGTGGCCATCTCGGCGAGCGCGAAGCGGTTGTGCTGGAAGCTGCCGATCGGCCGCCCGAACGCGGTCCGGTCGCGGCAGTACTCGACGGTGAGGGCCAGCACCGCCTCGGCGCCGGCCACCGCGCTGACCGCGATGGTGAGCCGCTCCTGCGGGAGATTGTCCATGAGGTGGCCGAAACCCCCGCCCTCCACGCCGAGCAGGTTGGCGCGGGGGACGTGGACGTCGCTGAGGAAGAGCTCGGCGGTGTCCTGGGCGTGCAGCCCGATCTTGTCGAGGTTGCGGCCGCGCTCGAAGCCGGGCATCCCGCGCTCGACCACCAGCAGGCTGATGCCGCGGTGGCCCGCCTCGGCGTCGGTGCGCGCCACCACCACCACGAGGTCGGCGTTGATGCCGTTGGTGATGAAGGTCTTCTGCCCGTTCAGCACCCATCCGTCGGCGTTCGCGGTGGCGGTGGTGCGGATCCCCTGGAGGTCGCTGCCCGCCCCCGGCTCGCTCATCGCGATGGCGCTGATCAGCTCCCCGGAGCAGAAGCCGGGCAGCCAGCGGCGCTTCTGCTCGTCGGTGGCGAGGGCGGTCAGGTAGGGGGCCACCACGTCGGTGTGGAGCGGGAATCCCACGCCGCTGGCGCCCGCGCGGGTCAGCTCCTCGTTGACGACGGTGTTGTAGCGGAAGTCGTCGACGCCGCTGCCACCGTGCTCCTCGGCGATGCCGAGGCCGAGGAAGCCGGAGCGCCCCGCGGCGAGCCAGAGCTCGCGGGGGACGATGCCCGCGCGCTCCCAGCCGGGATGGTGGGGGACGACCTCGCGCTCGACGAAGGCGCGGACGGAGGAGCGGAAGAGGTCGTGCTCGGCCTCCATGAGGGTGCGCTGCATCGGGTCGGGCGGGCCTCCTGTCGCGGATGGTGCGATGCGGACCATCGTGCCTCACGCCGCCACTCCCGCGACTCCGGCCGGAGGGAGGGGGGAGCGGACCTCCCCCCTCCCGGCCGTCGCTCAGAGGCTGATCATGCCCCTCAGCACCCGGCGGACCTGGAGGACGTCGGGGAGCAGCGCATCGGGTGCGCCCATCGCGACGGTCCTGGCAGGAGCGGGGGATGTGGCGACGGCCGCCACCGGCGCGGCGGCGCAGCCGTGCTGTGGGGTC
Proteins encoded in this region:
- a CDS encoding acyl-CoA dehydrogenase family protein, whose protein sequence is MTATVTPHTTRPELDELRRTVARFVDREVRPVIDDWERRQRFPAHLMRAMGGLGLFGAAFPQAVGGEDVGKLAQCLIVEELARGSGGISTTCLVQVLALLPIAVHGDPAQRERYVVPGLRGEIAVCIAITEPGHGSDVAGIETTAVRDGDGWRLRGSKMFITNAPFADLFLVAAKTDPDGARRGISLFAVERGTPGLEVGAHLDKMGWHSSETAPVFLSDCRIPAENLVGQVGAGFQYIMEDFNFERLLLAAQCVGLAGESLAIALRYAQEREQFGRPITDFQAVRHKLARMATQVEAGRHLVRSGCEEQDAGGEGRCTASMAKYFCGEMVSAVAYDAIGVLGGAGYLRDHAAERIYRDARVLSIGGGTSEVQLNIIAKELLRE
- a CDS encoding MerR family DNA-binding transcriptional regulator; translation: MAKDTTLMNIGELASLTGVSSRTIRYYEELGILPEPERSPGGTRKYSHDYRFYVEGALALKELGFTLEEIQLIGRMALGRSTTARERERVGTVVSEKMSGLEHRIRVLTRLRDVLLAESKGGRDEMWSRFSGALALATGSER
- a CDS encoding acyl-ACP thioesterase domain-containing protein — encoded protein: MDVRRAGPEPGGVLAAARRPAPDDGRVFDAERTVRLGDVDRHGRLRLDALARHLQDVATDDTVDARIGSAALTWVVRRAAVVVDRWPRYLEPVLYSTFCSGTGPRWAERRTTCLGDAGGRVGTAVLWACIDAGTGRAADLPAGFDGVWGAAAGGRAVSARLIHPPPREPLSERSWQVRAGDLDILGHVNNAVHWAAVEDELARLLPDAVPVAAELEYRLPIELDDALTLRSRVDGPELSTWMVSPRGLHASARVVCGDGSAG
- a CDS encoding acyl-CoA dehydrogenase family protein gives rise to the protein MQRTLMEAEHDLFRSSVRAFVEREVVPHHPGWERAGIVPRELWLAAGRSGFLGLGIAEEHGGSGVDDFRYNTVVNEELTRAGASGVGFPLHTDVVAPYLTALATDEQKRRWLPGFCSGELISAIAMSEPGAGSDLQGIRTTATANADGWVLNGQKTFITNGINADLVVVVARTDAEAGHRGISLLVVERGMPGFERGRNLDKIGLHAQDTAELFLSDVHVPRANLLGVEGGGFGHLMDNLPQERLTIAVSAVAGAEAVLALTVEYCRDRTAFGRPIGSFQHNRFALAEMATEVDVARVFVDRCVAEHCAGRLGVADAAKAKWWTTELQKRVVDQCVQLHGGYGYMTEFPVARAYLDARVATIYGGTTEIMKEIIGRSMGF